One window of the Sulfurospirillum tamanense genome contains the following:
- a CDS encoding M48 family metallopeptidase, with the protein MRIWQGLVAVVAGVLLTGCVASSTQGGALGVNRGQLMLVSSAQMQAGADEAYAQVLGKAKEEGKLNQNKAQVERLRTIAKRLVAHVGVFRQDATQWAWEVNLITEDTLNAWCMPGGKIAFYTGILDQLKLDDHEVAAIMGHEMAHALREHSRERASQDQLRQIGLFAVQKATGASGEVMKLADMATHYTITLPYSREHERESDIIGLELAARAGYDPKGAVRVWEKMAKVSQSTPPEFLSTHPSPQSRIAELQQAAARVMPLYEKAPKP; encoded by the coding sequence ATGCGCATTTGGCAGGGATTAGTAGCAGTAGTGGCAGGCGTTTTACTGACAGGATGTGTGGCAAGCTCCACCCAAGGAGGCGCACTAGGCGTAAACCGTGGGCAACTCATGCTCGTCTCTTCAGCACAAATGCAAGCAGGGGCCGACGAAGCGTACGCCCAAGTGCTTGGCAAAGCCAAAGAAGAGGGCAAACTCAACCAAAACAAGGCCCAAGTGGAGCGCTTGCGCACCATCGCCAAGCGCCTTGTGGCACACGTGGGCGTGTTTCGCCAAGATGCCACCCAGTGGGCGTGGGAAGTGAATCTCATCACCGAAGACACGCTTAATGCGTGGTGTATGCCTGGGGGAAAGATTGCTTTTTACACGGGTATTTTAGACCAGCTAAAGCTTGATGACCACGAAGTCGCCGCCATCATGGGGCACGAAATGGCCCATGCCTTGCGCGAACACAGCCGCGAGCGTGCTTCCCAAGACCAGTTGCGCCAGATTGGCCTCTTTGCGGTGCAAAAAGCCACGGGTGCTTCGGGTGAAGTGATGAAGCTAGCAGACATGGCAACCCACTATACCATCACGTTGCCCTATAGCCGTGAGCACGAACGCGAGTCAGACATCATCGGCCTTGAACTAGCCGCACGTGCGGGCTATGACCCAAAAGGCGCGGTGCGCGTGTGGGAAAAAATGGCCAAAGTGTCGCAAAGCACACCACCCGAATTCTTAAGCACCCACCCTTCGCCCCAGTCGCGCATCGCTGAA
- a CDS encoding SIMPL domain-containing protein, with product MQQSSAFVLGLFLLLSAGALGMGLGSSVVKYKQLERTVSVKGLAETEVEADVVIWPIQFTRAGDDLAKLYQELERDTKLVKSFLESEGFSTEELTVSAPVVFDRLSNQYGQNEGGYRYILNQTLSLYSTQVAKARGAMVRIGELGKQGVTFKSDMYENRVEYLFTQLNAVKPAMLKEATLSARASAQTFADDSQSKLGKIKAASQGQFSISDRDKNTPHIKTVRVVSTVVYYLND from the coding sequence ATGCAACAATCTTCCGCATTTGTGTTGGGGTTATTTTTACTTTTAAGTGCAGGGGCCCTTGGAATGGGACTTGGTAGCAGTGTGGTCAAATACAAACAGTTGGAGCGTACTGTTTCGGTGAAGGGCTTGGCAGAGACGGAAGTGGAAGCCGATGTGGTTATTTGGCCCATCCAATTTACCCGCGCGGGCGATGATTTGGCCAAGCTCTACCAAGAATTAGAGCGCGATACAAAACTGGTCAAAAGCTTTTTGGAGTCCGAAGGGTTTAGTACTGAAGAGCTTACGGTGAGTGCGCCCGTGGTGTTTGACCGCCTCAGTAACCAATACGGCCAAAATGAGGGCGGGTACCGCTACATCCTCAACCAAACTCTTTCTCTCTACAGCACCCAAGTTGCCAAAGCCAGAGGGGCGATGGTGCGTATTGGGGAGCTTGGCAAGCAGGGAGTGACCTTTAAGTCCGATATGTACGAAAACCGCGTGGAGTACTTATTTACGCAACTCAACGCGGTCAAACCTGCCATGCTCAAAGAAGCCACGCTTAGTGCGCGCGCCTCAGCCCAAACCTTTGCGGATGATTCCCAAAGCAAGCTAGGCAAAATCAAAGCCGCTTCCCAAGGGCAGTTTAGCATCAGCGACCGCGACAAAAACACCCCTCACATCAAAACCGTGCGGGTGGTTTCTACGGTGGTCTATTACTTAAACGACTAA
- a CDS encoding AEC family transporter has protein sequence MFGIFMGLVGKIFPLYGMIGLGYIASRGLHVARESIAPLLIYIISPVVVFAASLNVTISLEVLGFPWFMFGVSAALCLFFYWVGKFFWEDATRNIFAFSAGTGNTGYFGIPLAMLLFEPEVANLYIFTMLASLLYESTIGFYIIARGQYTFRQSLLKVARLPSLYAMHLGLVCNYMGWFPSESLMDFMEYFKGTFAILGMMMVGMGLKGVREKGMDFTFVGMTFVTKFVVWPLVVFGLIYLDQTWLGLLNDALYKVMFIFAVVPLAANAVSMAVLLKAAPEKASFAVLLSTLFSLVSIPLMSLIFLH, from the coding sequence GTGTTTGGTATTTTTATGGGTTTGGTGGGGAAAATCTTTCCGCTTTATGGGATGATTGGGTTGGGGTACATCGCTTCGCGGGGGTTGCATGTAGCCCGTGAGTCTATCGCGCCTTTGCTTATTTATATCATTTCGCCTGTGGTGGTGTTTGCGGCCAGTTTGAACGTGACCATCAGCCTTGAAGTGCTCGGGTTTCCGTGGTTCATGTTTGGGGTGAGCGCGGCGTTGTGCCTTTTTTTCTACTGGGTGGGGAAGTTTTTTTGGGAGGACGCCACGCGCAATATCTTTGCTTTTAGTGCAGGAACGGGAAACACGGGTTACTTTGGCATCCCTTTGGCGATGCTACTTTTTGAGCCAGAAGTGGCCAACTTGTACATTTTCACCATGCTCGCTTCCTTGCTGTACGAGAGCACCATCGGGTTTTACATCATCGCGCGCGGGCAGTATACCTTTAGACAAAGCCTTCTCAAAGTGGCGCGGTTGCCTTCGCTGTACGCCATGCACTTGGGACTTGTGTGCAACTACATGGGGTGGTTTCCTTCCGAATCGTTGATGGATTTTATGGAGTATTTTAAGGGAACTTTTGCCATTTTAGGGATGATGATGGTAGGCATGGGCCTTAAGGGCGTGCGGGAAAAGGGGATGGATTTTACCTTTGTGGGCATGACCTTTGTGACCAAGTTTGTGGTGTGGCCGTTGGTGGTGTTTGGGCTTATTTACCTTGACCAAACGTGGCTTGGCTTGCTCAATGACGCGCTGTATAAAGTCATGTTTATCTTCGCCGTGGTGCCCTTAGCGGCCAATGCCGTCTCCATGGCGGTGTTGCTCAAAGCCGCGCCCGAAAAGGCTTCCTTTGCGGTGCTTTTGAGTACCTTGTTTTCCCTCGTGAGCATTCCGCTCATGAGCTTGATTTTTTTACATTAA
- the moaC gene encoding cyclic pyranopterin monophosphate synthase MoaC: MTLTHLDEKDHPKMVDVSDKTPTTRVAIASGTITMSQEAYDVVVNEKAKKGPVLQTAIIAAIQGTKRTPELIPMCHPLLLSSIHCDVEELPALPGFKLSVTAKLTGQTGVEMEALTGTSIGLLTIYDMVKAIDKGMVISNVQLEFKSGGKSGNYVRS, from the coding sequence ATGACACTTACCCATCTTGATGAAAAAGACCACCCCAAAATGGTCGATGTTTCCGACAAAACTCCCACCACCCGCGTAGCAATCGCCAGTGGCACCATCACCATGAGCCAAGAAGCCTACGATGTGGTCGTCAACGAAAAAGCCAAAAAAGGCCCCGTCTTGCAAACGGCCATCATCGCAGCCATTCAAGGCACCAAACGCACGCCCGAACTCATTCCCATGTGCCACCCTTTGCTTCTGAGTTCCATTCACTGTGACGTGGAAGAATTGCCCGCACTTCCTGGCTTTAAGCTCAGCGTCACTGCCAAACTCACCGGTCAAACGGGCGTAGAAATGGAAGCGCTCACAGGGACAAGCATCGGCCTTCTTACCATCTACGACATGGTTAAAGCCATCGACAAAGGCATGGTCATCTCCAACGTCCAACTCGAATTCAAAAGCGGAGGAAAAAGTGGCAACTACGTGCGATCTTAA
- a CDS encoding HP0495 family protein: MATTCDLNLANKEVHIDYPCHWEYKVIVHAHVDVKAPLAQILETREYSLTLSNNSKAGTYTSYSARVLVTSHEERKALFSALKAHPSIKYVL; encoded by the coding sequence GTGGCAACTACGTGCGATCTTAACCTCGCCAACAAGGAAGTCCACATTGACTACCCTTGCCACTGGGAATACAAGGTCATCGTCCACGCCCATGTGGATGTCAAAGCACCCCTCGCCCAAATACTCGAAACGAGGGAATACAGTTTAACCTTGTCCAACAACTCCAAAGCAGGCACTTACACTAGCTACAGCGCGCGCGTCTTGGTCACAAGCCACGAAGAGCGCAAAGCCCTTTTTAGCGCGCTAAAAGCCCACCCTTCCATCAAATACGTTCTATAA
- a CDS encoding DUF6781 family protein: MESVQTIFANSLKENKTNPALPNLVEELTFELSRKKLQRLKDPAHIQKRVGELFCLYSHVLKEEGLDTPKLFTCSIDGLIKAASFDESELLFKRIYEKEQLEKLIAGQKNSIKMLIASTYATLEETIDVTEHNAPLFIALHDSKLRGIEMLGILKETTQEALLTTIEKGSDIEDTAAEITKTISYQAINEGEFTKQRFLDVAKAIIGVAVEIADTDQAFAKELLHGCVHGTKEGIAKAVEKFKHDLKFTPEEVEALLGRELSETKKELLKVDEEYIAMLRSCASQSNGVSKTILEEILNEELDTAFAKMQRITHEAAEAISDRIEEMRENASHFEKDFKERASKRFDGLKKEVEELEKKASERMESLRNNPKAKEAKRLGERAWEVAKSITEGAIKGAKDAMKKETK, encoded by the coding sequence ATGGAATCCGTTCAAACCATCTTTGCCAATTCTCTTAAAGAAAACAAAACCAACCCCGCCCTTCCTAACCTTGTGGAAGAGTTAACCTTTGAGCTTTCCCGCAAAAAACTCCAACGCCTCAAAGACCCTGCCCACATCCAAAAACGCGTTGGCGAGCTTTTTTGCCTTTACAGCCATGTGTTAAAAGAAGAAGGATTGGACACACCCAAACTCTTTACATGTAGCATTGATGGCCTCATTAAAGCCGCCAGTTTTGATGAGAGCGAATTGCTTTTTAAGCGCATCTACGAAAAAGAACAACTGGAAAAACTCATCGCGGGACAAAAAAACAGCATCAAAATGTTGATTGCTTCCACCTACGCAACACTGGAAGAAACCATCGATGTGACAGAACACAATGCGCCACTTTTCATCGCCTTACACGACTCCAAATTGCGCGGGATTGAGATGTTAGGCATCCTCAAAGAAACCACCCAAGAAGCCTTACTTACTACCATTGAAAAAGGCAGTGACATCGAAGACACCGCCGCAGAAATCACCAAAACCATCTCCTATCAAGCCATCAACGAAGGAGAGTTTACAAAGCAACGCTTTTTAGATGTTGCCAAGGCCATCATTGGCGTTGCCGTAGAAATTGCCGACACCGACCAAGCCTTTGCCAAAGAGTTGTTACATGGCTGTGTGCATGGCACCAAAGAAGGGATCGCCAAAGCGGTAGAAAAGTTTAAACACGATTTGAAATTTACCCCCGAAGAAGTCGAGGCGCTTCTTGGCAGAGAACTTTCTGAAACCAAAAAAGAACTGCTTAAGGTCGACGAAGAATACATCGCCATGCTTCGCTCATGCGCAAGCCAAAGCAATGGCGTTTCCAAAACCATCCTTGAAGAAATTTTAAACGAAGAGCTCGACACTGCCTTTGCTAAAATGCAACGCATTACCCATGAAGCCGCAGAGGCTATCAGCGACCGCATCGAAGAGATGCGCGAAAATGCTTCACACTTTGAAAAAGATTTCAAAGAACGTGCCTCCAAGCGGTTTGATGGACTTAAAAAAGAAGTGGAAGAACTAGAAAAAAAAGCGAGTGAACGCATGGAGAGTCTGCGCAACAACCCAAAAGCCAAAGAAGCAAAACGCCTAGGCGAACGCGCGTGGGAAGTGGCTAAAAGCATCACAGAAGGCGCCATCAAAGGGGCGAAAGACGCCATGAAAAAAGAGACGAAGTAG
- a CDS encoding YqaE/Pmp3 family membrane protein: MSRLVIIILAVFLPPVAVFLKKGIMPTFWLNLILTLLFFIPGMIHALLVVTKETR, encoded by the coding sequence ATGAGCCGATTAGTGATTATTATTCTGGCGGTCTTTTTGCCACCTGTGGCCGTGTTTTTAAAAAAAGGCATCATGCCTACGTTTTGGTTAAATCTTATTTTAACCTTGCTTTTTTTCATCCCAGGGATGATTCACGCGCTTTTGGTGGTCACAAAAGAGACGCGGTAG
- a CDS encoding DUF3862 domain-containing protein codes for MRTFILLFSLLVFLGCSKVNKDNYDSLRVGMSYDAVVAVLGKPNSCDSVGEASSCVWGNVSKNIKVRFIADRAVLINAQGIQ; via the coding sequence TGAGGACTTTTATCTTGCTTTTTTCACTGTTGGTGTTTCTGGGATGCTCTAAAGTAAACAAGGACAATTACGACAGCTTGCGGGTTGGGATGAGCTATGATGCCGTTGTTGCTGTTCTTGGAAAACCTAACTCTTGCGACAGTGTCGGTGAGGCGAGCAGTTGTGTGTGGGGCAATGTTTCTAAAAATATCAAAGTACGGTTCATCGCGGATCGCGCCGTACTTATCAATGCACAAGGAATCCAATGA